Genomic window (Apium graveolens chloroplast, complete genome):
CAAAACACCAACTCCATTAGTAATTCCATCAATAACCCGTCTATCAAAAAAAGAAGTTAACTTAGCCAATCCTCTTATTCCCCCAATAAAAAATCTTGCATAAAAAGCATCTATGTAACCACGATTATATGACCAATCATATATACCATTTAGTATTTTGTCCAAAAGAATTCTTTTAGGACCAGTTTTAACAAAAGAGTTGATTAAGTCCCAATTTTGCAAAGATGAATAAACAGGTTTATATAAAAAAAAGGCTATAAATATTCCAAAAAGAGCTATACTAACTGAAAAAAGAGCATCTTTCAAAAATTCATACCAATCTATTAAATTATTCAAATTTTGATGTAAAAGGTTTATAGACGGAGTTAACCATTTTGATAATATGTCCAAATACACTCCTTCTTGGTTGAAAGGAATTCCTAGGGATCCAACGAACAACGTAAATAGAACCAATACAAGTATAGGAAATAACATAGTATTATCCGATTCATAAGGATACGAAAAAAACTTCTTATTTCCAAAACGGGTAATAGTAATAAAAGGTTGTGTGATGTTTCTTGCATTCTGATCAATTAGATACGTTTTTTTTGAAAAAAAAGAAAAAATATGATGATTTTTCATTGTTAATAACGTTACTAAACGAAAATTTTTGTTAATTCTTTTTGAATCTTCTTTACCCCATAGAGATATTGAATAGAAGGGAGTATTCTTTTTGCCACTATAATTTTGAAAATGAACGTTTAAATGTCCTTCAAAAGTAAGTAAATAGATTCGAAACATATAAAATGCGGTTAATCCCGCTGTAAACCAAGCTATTATTGCGAAAATTGGTGAATACAACCAAGTATCATTAAGAATTTCATCTTTAGACCAAAAACAAGCAAGAGGCGGAATACCACAAAGAGAAAGTGTACCTAATAAAAAAGCGGTTTTGGTAATTGGGATATGTTTTGTTAAACCCCCCATATAAACCATATTCTGACTTTTATTTGGAGAATATCCAACAAGAGTTTCCATTGAATGAATAACGGATCCGGATCCTAAAAATAATAATGCTTTCGAATAAGCATGAGTAATCAAATGAAATAAAGCACTTCGATAAGACCCCATACCTAGAGCTAACATCATATAACCCAATTGAGACATTGTAGAATAGGCTAAACCCCTCTTAATGTCTTTTTGAGCAAGGGCAAAAGTAGCCCCGAATAATATTGTTATTACTCCTACCAAAGAGATGCAATTCATTATGTGAGGGATGACTATGAAAAGAGGAATAA
Coding sequences:
- the ndhF gene encoding NdhF, translated to MEQTYQYSWIIPFLPLPVPMLIGAGLLLFPSATKSLRRMWAFQSVFLLSIVMIFSINLSIQQINGSSIYQYVWSWIINNDFSLEFGYLIDPLTSIMSILITTIGIMVLIYSDNYMSYDQGYLRFFAYMSFFSTSMLGLVTSSNLIQIYIFWELVGMCSYLLIGFWFTRPVAANACQKAFVTNRVGDFGLLLGILGFYWITGSFEFRDLFKIFNNLISNNHNEVNFLFVTFCAVLLFGGAVAKSAQFPLHVWLPDAMEGPTPISALIHAATMVAAGIFLVARLIPLFIVIPHIMNCISLVGVITILFGATFALAQKDIKRGLAYSTMSQLGYMMLALGMGSYRSALFHLITHAYSKALLFLGSGSVIHSMETLVGYSPNKSQNMVYMGGLTKHIPITKTAFLLGTLSLCGIPPLACFWSKDEILNDTWLYSPIFAIIAWFTAGLTAFYMFRIYLLTFEGHLNVHFQNYSGKKNTPFYSISLWGKEDSKRINKNFRLVTLLTMKNHHIFSFFSKKTYLIDQNARNITQPFITITRFGNKKFFSYPYESDNTMLFPILVLVLFTLFVGSLGIPFNQEGVYLDILSKWLTPSINLLHQNLNNLIDWYEFLKDALFSVSIALFGIFIAFFLYKPVYSSLQNWDLINSFVKTGPKRILLDKILNGIYDWSYNRGYIDAFYARFFIGGIRGLAKLTSFFDRRVIDGITNGVGVLSFFVGEGIKSVGGGRISSYLFLYFFFVAIILLIYYFFNFYL